The following DNA comes from candidate division KSB1 bacterium.
GACGACGGTGAAGAGAATACGAACAGGCCCCCGATTGCCGTAACCCGTCACTTCGGTCACCACATAGCCTTCGCTCCGCAGACGTTGAACCAAAGCGACGTTGTCCTCGGACAATATAATGCGCACTAGAGAGATTCCCATTGCCAGCCGGTTTTCGATCATCATGCCGACCCAATTGCCTGCAGCGAACCCGCCCGCATAAGCCACGTAGTAAATCGGATGCGAAAGCGTTTTGACGATATGGGTCATGACGATGAGCCACAGCAGCACTTCGAAAAAACCGAGAAACGGCACATAGACCCGATAACCGCGCGAGAGAAGAATGATGCGCAGGGTGCCGAGCGAAACGTCGGTAATACGCGCGCAAAAGATCAGCAGAGGAATGACGATGAATTGGAGAATAAACTCCTGCATGGCCAGCTCCTGCTTAAAGCATTAAAGTGTTCGCAGAACCGCCGTTGTGCCGTTGACGATAAACTGGACGCTGATGCAGAGCGTAATAAATCCCATCATCCGTGTCATGACGTTCATGCCGTTGTAACCGAGAAGGCGCAGTAAAAATGTGGAAGCGCGCAAAATGAGAAAGGTGGCACCGGCCACCAGAAGAACCGCGACCGTCATGGCGGCATAATCACTCAAATTGCGAATTTGGTCCGAAAGTCCAAGAGCCACGGCAATGGAGCCAGGCCCGCTGAGCATCGGCATGGCCAGCGGCGTAAACGAGACATCCTGCTTGTGCAGCGATTCATCTTCTTCCTCTTTGGTGGTTTCGAATTTCGGCCGCGCCATGAGCATATTTTGTCCGATACGGTAGAGCAGCAGGCCGCCCGCAATGCGGATAGCGGGCAAGGAGATGTTGAAGAATCGCAGCACCAAATTGCCGGCAAAGAGAAAAACAACCAGAATGAAAAAAACATAAACGGTCGTTTTGCGCAGAATGCGGCTGCGTCGGTCGGGCGTCAGGTTGGCGGAGATGGAAAGAAAAAAGGGCACGGCGCCGAAGGGATTGACGATCGGGAAAAGGGCGATAAACGTCGTCAAGATTACTGCCGTAAAAGCTGCCGACACATCTTTCTCCTGCAGGGAAAATGGAATATATTTTCGCCGATGATTTGCTTGGAGATTAGCGGAAATAGTCTTAAGTTTGGATGTCCGGTACAGGTCATTCTCATTTCGCCCAATCGAACCGGAATAATTTGCGAAATAATCTTCAATTTTCCAACATCCGATGATCAAGATCGCCCAATCGGCCCGCACGCTGAAGAGAATCCTCAAGCTGCTCGATGAGCAGCTGCGCAACAGCCGAACCCTGGCGATCATCCTGCATAACAATCCCGACCCGGATGCCTTGGCAGCCGGCATGGCACTCCAAACTCTGACCGAAAGCCTCTACAACGTCCGCAGCCGATGTTTCTACGGCGGCATGATCAACCGCGCCGAAAATGAAAAGATGGTCAAGCTGCTCGGTATCCCCGTCGAAC
Coding sequences within:
- a CDS encoding DUF2179 domain-containing protein; this encodes MQEFILQFIVIPLLIFCARITDVSLGTLRIILLSRGYRVYVPFLGFFEVLLWLIVMTHIVKTLSHPIYYVAYAGGFAAGNWVGMMIENRLAMGISLVRIILSEDNVALVQRLRSEGYVVTEVTGYGNRGPVRILFTVVKRRELVHLLAFVREMNPDAFYTIEDVNFVSREYALALHSPKSLFDEFPFSKKK
- a CDS encoding MarC family NAAT transporter produces the protein MSAAFTAVILTTFIALFPIVNPFGAVPFFLSISANLTPDRRSRILRKTTVYVFFILVVFLFAGNLVLRFFNISLPAIRIAGGLLLYRIGQNMLMARPKFETTKEEEDESLHKQDVSFTPLAMPMLSGPGSIAVALGLSDQIRNLSDYAAMTVAVLLVAGATFLILRASTFLLRLLGYNGMNVMTRMMGFITLCISVQFIVNGTTAVLRTL